The Cellulosimicrobium cellulans genome contains the following window.
GCACCGGCCCGGTCGTCACCGAGGACCAGACCGTCACCGCCCACTACACGGGCATGCTGCTCGACGGCACCGTCTTCGACTCGTCGTGGGACCGCGGCGCTCCGACGAGCTTCTCGCTCCAGCAGGTGATCCCGGGCTGGACGCAGGGCCTCGCCGGGCAGACCGTCGGCAGCCAGGTGCTGCTCGTCATCCCGTCGGAGCTGGGCTACGGCGCGCAGGGCAGCGGCACGATCCCCGCGGACTCCCCGCTCGTCTTCGTCGTGGACATCCTCGACGCGCAGTGATCCCCGCCTGACCCGACGAGGGCCGCGCCCCACCACGGGGTGCGGCCCTCGTCGCGTCCGCGACCGGTCTGGGTCCGGGACGGGGGTCCTGGCTCGTCGGGACCCGGGACGGGCGGGACCCGCGCGTCGCGCGACGTACTCTCGATCCATGACGGACGCCTCCACGACCCCGGTCCCCGCCGTGCCCGACGACGCGTCGTCGCCGAGCCCCGCCGTCCCGCCCGAGCGCGAGGTGCTCACGTGGGAGACGTTCGGCGTCGCCGCGCGCGAGCTCGCCGAGCAGGTCGTGGCGAGCGGGTTCCGGCCCGAGGTCGTCGTCGCCGTCGCGCGCGGCGGCCTCCTGCCCGGCGGCGCGGTCGCGTACGCGCTCGGGACCAAGGGCGTCGGGACGCTCAACGTCGAGTTCTACACCGACATCGGCCAGACCCTCACCGACCCGCGCGTGCTCCCGCCGCTCATGGACACGTCCGACCTGCCTGGCGCGCACGTGCTCGTGGTCGACGACGTCGCGGACTCCGGCCGTACGCTCGCCCTGGTCATGGAGATGCTCAGTACCCACGGCGCCGAGGCGCGCTCCGCGGTGCTGTACACCAAGCCGCGCACGATCATCCAGCCGGACTACTCGTGGAAGGACACCGACCTGTGGATCACGTTCCCGTGGTCGGCCGACCCGCCGGTCGAGGGCGCGCAGCCCCGGCCCGCTGACTGACACCCTCCCGCGGCGGGCCCGCGGGTCGCCGGGCCTCGGCGAGGACCCAGGCAGTGAAGGCGTCCACCCCGTCGACGACCGCCTCGAAGCGGGGCGAGTGGAAGACGTCGAACGAGTGCTGCCCCCCGGGCAGCTCGGCGTAGACCACGGTGTTCGTCGCGGCGCGTCGCAGGCGCGCGACGAGGTGCCGCGCGCCCTCCACGGTGCCCCAGCCGTCCTTGGTCCCGTGGGCGACGAAGAACGGCGGCGCCTCGCCGTGGACGTACCCCTGGGGCTGGAGGACGGGCGGTGGCCCGGCCGGCTCCGCGCCGAAGTAGTGGCCGTAGTAGCCGTAGAGGAGGATCGCCCCGGAGACCGAGGTGTCGGCCTGCTCGAAGCCTGGCTGGAACCGCGGGTCGCCCGGGGTGAGCGCGCACAGGCCGGCGAGGTTCGCGCCGGCGGAGCTGCCCGCCACGAACACTCTCGCCGGGTCGGCACCGTACTCCCCGCCGTGCTCGCGGACCCACGCGATGACCTTCTTGGCATCGATCTGGTGGTCGGGGAACGTGACCTGGGGGCGCAGCCGGTAGTTCGCGCTCACGCACACCCAGCCCCGGCTCGCGAGCCAGGTCAGCAACGGCAGCGCCTCGCGGCTCTTCTCCCCTCCGGTGAACCCGCCGCCGTGGAAGTAGACCAGCACCGGTGCGTCCTGGGGCACGTCACGGCGCCGGTAGAGATCGAGGAGGTTGCGGCGACCGGCATCGCCGTAGGCGATGTTCCTGATCCGCTCCACGTCCCGGCGCGACCGCACGAACGGCGTCAGCAGGATCCGGGCCCAGGGACGGTGCCGCCGGAGCGGCGCGTCCACCCGTTCGCGCCAGTCCGGGCCGAGCCCCTCCGCCAGTGCCCGCCGCACCGACCGGTCGCTGCGCACGCCCCGCCACGCGACGACCACCAGTCCCGCGGCGACGACGACGGCGACTCCGGCCGTGACCCGGCCTCCCGTCGTCCCCAGGTCACCCTCGGCGGCCGCCAGGGCGGTGGACGCGACCAGGAGGTACATCGCCAGGAACGGCACCTCGTTGACCACCATGCCGAAGATCCAGCTCGCCCGCGCCAGCAGGTGGGGTCGACGAGGTGCGACGGCCGCGAAGAAGGTGCACCAGCCGACGACCACCACGACCACCACGTACCCGATCGGCCAGGTCATCGTCGCCCCCTGTCGCAACGCTCCGTCTCGTCCCGAACGGTAGGCCCGGAGGCGGTGCGTGGCAATACGAGGCGTTCCTCCCGGTCTCCGGCCCGCGGGGTCCGGGAGCCGAAGGGCCCGGCACCGCAGGTTGCTGCGGTGCCGGGCCTGGTCGTCGCCTCGTGGCGAGGGGTCCTGGAGACGTGTCTCAGAAGTCCCAGTCGTCGTCCTCGGTGTTCACGGCCTTGCCGATGACGTACGACGAGCCGGACCCGGAGAAGAAGTCGTGGTTCTCGTCGGCGTTCGGCGACAGGGCCGAGAGGATCGCCGGGTTGACGTCGGTCTCGTCCTTGGGGAAGAGCGCCTCGTAGCCGAGGTTCATGAGCGCCTTGTTGGCGTTGTACCGCAGGAACTTCTTGACGTCCTCGGTGAGGCCGACGCCGTCGTAGAGGTCCTCGGTGTACTGCACCTCGTTGTCGTAGAGCTCGAAGAGCAGCTCGAACGTGTACGCCTTGAGCTCGTCGCGCTCCTCGGGGCTGAGCTTCTCGAGGCCCTTCTGGAACTTGTAGCCGATGTAGTACCCGTGCACGGCCTCGTCGCGGATGATGAGGCGGATGAGGTCGGCCGTGTTCGTCAGCTTGGCGCGGGACGACCAGTACATCGGCAGGTAGAAGCCGGAGTAGAAGAGGAACGACTCGAGCAGCGTGCTCGCGACCTTGCGCTTGAGCGGCGAGTCGCCCTTGTAGTACTCCATGACGATCTCGGCCTTGCGCTGGAGGTTCGGGTTCTCCTCCGACCAGCGGAACGCGTCGTCGATCTCGCGCGTCGAGCACAGCGTCGAGAAGATCGACGAGTAGCTCTTGGCGTGCACCGACTCCATGAACGCGATGTTGGTGTACACCGCCTCCTCGTGCGGCGTGATCGCGTCGGGGATCAGCGACACCGCGCCCACCGTGCCCTGGATCGTGTCGAGGAGCGTGAGGCCCGTGAACACGCGCATCGTGAGCTGCTGCTCCTGGGCGGTGAGCGTGTGCCACGACTGGATGTCGTTCGACACCGGCACCTTCTCCGGCAGCCAGAAGTTCCCGACGAGGCGGTCCCACACCTCGAGGTCCTTCTCGTCCTCGAGACGGTTCCAGTTGATCGCGCTCACGCGATCGATGAGCTTGAGCTTCCCCGTGGGCGACATCTGCCTTCTTCTCTCCTGCTGACCCCGGACCGACCGGGACGACTTCGTGGGACCGGACCCTGCGCCGTCGGCCACTCCTCCGCGGGAGGGTGGCCGACGGCGCCGGGCATCGAGGCAACCAATAGTTGCCTCAGGCGACTACAGCATGCAGCTGACGCAACCCTCGACCTCCGTGCCCTCCAGGGCCATCTGGCGGAGGCGGATGTAGTAGAGCGTCTTGATGCCCTTGCGCCACGCGTAGATCTGCGCGCGGTTGACGTCGCGCGTCGTGACCGTGTCCTTGAAGAACAGCGTGAGGCTGAGGCCCTGGTCGACGTGCTGCGTCGCGGCGGCGTACGTGTCGATGATCTTCTCGAAGCCGATCTCGTACGCGTCCTCGTAGTACTCGAGGTTGTCGTTCGTCAGGTAGGGCGCCGGGTAGTAGACGCGCCCGATCTTGCCCTCCTTGCGGATCTCGATCTTCGACGGCACCGGGTGGATCGAGGACGTCGAGTTGTTGATGTAGGAGATCGAGCCGGTCGGCGGGACGGCCTGGAGGTTCTGGTTGTAGATCCCGTGCTCCATGACCGAGGCCTTGAGGGCCTTCCAGTCGTCCTGCGTCGGCACGTGCACGCCGGCGTCGGCGAAGAGCTGGCGCACGCGCTCGGTCTCCGGCTCCCACACCTGGTCGGTGTACTTGTCGAAGTACTCCCCCGTCGCGTACTTCGAGTCCTCGAAGCCGCCGAACGCGCGCCCGCGCTCGATCGCGAGGCGGTTCGACGCCGCGATCGCGTGGTAGGCGACCGTGTAGAAGTAGATGTTGGTGAAGTCGACGCCCTCGGTGGAGCCGTAGTGGATCCGCTCGCGCGCGAGGTAGCCGTGGAGGTTCATCTGGCCGAGGCCGATCGCGTGGCCCGCCTCGTTCGCCCGCTTGATCGACGGCACGGACTCGATGCTCGTCTGGTCGGAGACCGCGGTGAGCGCGCGGATCGCGGTGTCGATCGTCTTGGCGAAGTCCGGCGAGTCCATCGTCTTCGCGATGTTCAGCGAGCCGAGGTTGCAGGAGATGTCGCGGCCGACGTGGTCGTACGAGAGGTCCTCGTTGAACGTCGACGGCGTCGAGACCTGGAGGATCTCCGAGCACAGGTTCGAGTGGGTGATGCGGCCCTTGATCGGGTTCGCCTTGTTCACCGTGTCCTCGAACATGATGTACGGGTAGCCGGACTCGAACTGGAGCTCGGCGATCGTCTGGAAGAAGTCGCGCGCCTTGATCTTCGTCTTGCGGATGCGCGAGTCGTCGACCATCTCGTCGTACTTCTCGGTGACCGAGATGTCGGCGAACGGCTTGCCGTAGACGCGCTCGACGTCGTACGGCGAGAAGAGGTACATGTCCTCGTTCTTCTTGGCGAGCTCGAACGTG
Protein-coding sequences here:
- a CDS encoding phosphoribosyltransferase, translated to MTDASTTPVPAVPDDASSPSPAVPPEREVLTWETFGVAARELAEQVVASGFRPEVVVAVARGGLLPGGAVAYALGTKGVGTLNVEFYTDIGQTLTDPRVLPPLMDTSDLPGAHVLVVDDVADSGRTLALVMEMLSTHGAEARSAVLYTKPRTIIQPDYSWKDTDLWITFPWSADPPVEGAQPRPAD
- a CDS encoding alpha/beta hydrolase codes for the protein MTWPIGYVVVVVVVGWCTFFAAVAPRRPHLLARASWIFGMVVNEVPFLAMYLLVASTALAAAEGDLGTTGGRVTAGVAVVVAAGLVVVAWRGVRSDRSVRRALAEGLGPDWRERVDAPLRRHRPWARILLTPFVRSRRDVERIRNIAYGDAGRRNLLDLYRRRDVPQDAPVLVYFHGGGFTGGEKSREALPLLTWLASRGWVCVSANYRLRPQVTFPDHQIDAKKVIAWVREHGGEYGADPARVFVAGSSAGANLAGLCALTPGDPRFQPGFEQADTSVSGAILLYGYYGHYFGAEPAGPPPVLQPQGYVHGEAPPFFVAHGTKDGWGTVEGARHLVARLRRAATNTVVYAELPGGQHSFDVFHSPRFEAVVDGVDAFTAWVLAEARRPAGPPREGVSQRAGAARPRPAGRPTTGT
- the nrdF gene encoding class 1b ribonucleoside-diphosphate reductase subunit beta gives rise to the protein MSPTGKLKLIDRVSAINWNRLEDEKDLEVWDRLVGNFWLPEKVPVSNDIQSWHTLTAQEQQLTMRVFTGLTLLDTIQGTVGAVSLIPDAITPHEEAVYTNIAFMESVHAKSYSSIFSTLCSTREIDDAFRWSEENPNLQRKAEIVMEYYKGDSPLKRKVASTLLESFLFYSGFYLPMYWSSRAKLTNTADLIRLIIRDEAVHGYYIGYKFQKGLEKLSPEERDELKAYTFELLFELYDNEVQYTEDLYDGVGLTEDVKKFLRYNANKALMNLGYEALFPKDETDVNPAILSALSPNADENHDFFSGSGSSYVIGKAVNTEDDDWDF
- the nrdE gene encoding class 1b ribonucleoside-diphosphate reductase subunit alpha, with the protein product MAGDVAPQQVPLASTQLDYHALNAMLNLYGPNGEIQFDKDREAARAYFLQHVNQNTVFFHDLQEKLDYLVENKYYDPAVLAKYDRAFVKSLFEFAYAKKFRFETFLGAFKYYTSYTLKTFDGKRYLERFEDRVCMVALGLADGNEQAALDIVEEVISGRFQPATPTFLNVGKAQRGEPVSCFLLRIEDNMESIARGINSALQLSKRGGGVALLLSNIREHGAPIKHIENQSSGVIPVMKLLEDSFSYANQLGARQGAGAVYLHAHHPDILRFLDTKRENADEKIRIKTLSLGVVIPDITFELAKKNEDMYLFSPYDVERVYGKPFADISVTEKYDEMVDDSRIRKTKIKARDFFQTIAELQFESGYPYIMFEDTVNKANPIKGRITHSNLCSEILQVSTPSTFNEDLSYDHVGRDISCNLGSLNIAKTMDSPDFAKTIDTAIRALTAVSDQTSIESVPSIKRANEAGHAIGLGQMNLHGYLARERIHYGSTEGVDFTNIYFYTVAYHAIAASNRLAIERGRAFGGFEDSKYATGEYFDKYTDQVWEPETERVRQLFADAGVHVPTQDDWKALKASVMEHGIYNQNLQAVPPTGSISYINNSTSSIHPVPSKIEIRKEGKIGRVYYPAPYLTNDNLEYYEDAYEIGFEKIIDTYAAATQHVDQGLSLTLFFKDTVTTRDVNRAQIYAWRKGIKTLYYIRLRQMALEGTEVEGCVSCML